The Rhizobium rhododendri nucleotide sequence GCGCACGCTCGGTGGTCTCCAGCGGTTTTGCGGAAACCGGGCAGGAAAACAGGATTGCGTCTTCGCCGGCCGGGGTGCGGATCTTCTCGACTGCCGCATTGGCAACAACACGCTGGAACCCTGCCGCTATCCGGATCAGGAAGCTGCGAGTATCGCCGACGGCGACCAGCTGGTGCGCAGTGGCTGCAATCTGGCGGAAGGATACGTCACCGGGCCGGGCGCCCTGGTCGAGAAAATCATAGATGGCCGCATAGCCGAAAAGGTCGGCGCCGGCGCCGTTTGCCCACAGCACCCGGTCGAGTTCGACCGAGAACAGCGCCATCGCTTCGCCGCGCGCAAACCGGTCGCGGATGCTCGGATGAACGGCAATGTCGATGAACGGATACTGTACTGCCGGCATTGTCCAACCTGATGTTCGAGCCGAGGCCTTCTCGCATTAACGTTTTGTTAATATAGGTGACGCTCCGTCCGGTCCAGCAAGTGCCAATGCTTTCGCCAGAAAGGGTTAATGGACGGCCCCGATATGCCGCCGCAAGCTCTCCGCAATGCCGAAGACACGGCATACCCGCTTCATGACATCACTATCGGCGTTGCTACCTTATCCACAGCCGGCCGATTTTCAATCGCCCCCGATGCGTCATCCACGGCCTTGAGGCCCCATTGGCGCCCAATCCGGCAACGAATATGCGCGCGGAACAAAAAGAGGTTCTTTCAAGCACGACCGCAGCTACATCGTGCCGCCGGGCCAGAGCCGGGGCCCATAGGCATTTTTCTCAATTCGCCGAGATAGGGCTTGAAAAAAAACTGAACTCCCAGTATTTCACCCGAGTTGCGTCCAGACGCGGCATGTGCGGTTGTAGCTCAGTTGGTTAGAGCGCAGGTTTGTGGATCCTGAGGTCGGTGGTTCGATTCCACCCAACCGTACCATTATTTCCATTTTCTTTATGACGCTTCGTTTAGTCAATGGACGGACGCCCGTAGTGGGTTGATGCCTGATCATACGGCGCAATACCCAACTACCAAAAAAACCTCACAAACCACGCTTTGCCTGCTGGCGTTGACGCTATTCGGTCTTAAACTGGGCGCAGATGCGGATTGGGGATGTTGGCGTCTCCAGTCCAGTTTTCAAGCCCGGTGAAGGTTTTCATGCGTATCCTGCTTATCGAGGACGACCATATCCTTGGCTCATCGTTGAAGAAGGCCATGGAGAAGCATGCCTATGGCATCGACTGGCTGCGGGACGGCGAGGCGGGGCTTGCGGCGGCCGAGTCGTCGGAGTTTGCAGCCATCGTGCTGGACCTCAACCTGCCGAAGCTGAATGGCATCGGCGTCCTCAAGGCGTTGCGCAAGCAGGGGAACGATGTGCCCGTCCTGCTGCTGACCGCGCTCGACAGCGTTCTCCAGAAGGTCGACGGCCTCGACCAGGGCGCGGACGACTACATGGTCAAGCCTTTCGATCTCGACGAGCTGCTGGCCCGTTTGCGCGCCCTGATCCGCCGCCGCGAGGGGCGCGTCGAGACGACAATCCGGTGTGGCGAGGTCGAGGTCGATCCCGCCGCAATGGTGGCCCGCCGCAACGGGCAGTCGGTGCCGCTGACGGCCAAGGAATTCCATCTGCTCAAGCTGCTGATGGAACGCAGCGGCCGCTACGTCACGAAGAACGATATCGAGTATGCGCTCTACGACGCCCAGAACGCTGTGGAGAGCAACACCACCGAGGTGACGATCTACAATCTGCGCAAGAAGCTGGGATCGGAATTCATCAAGTCGATCCGCGGTGTCGGATACATGATCGAGCGATGACCCGGGCAACGCTCACCAGCAAACTCTATCTGCGCATCATTCCGGTCATCGTCATTGCCATCAGCGTGATCGGATTGCTGGCGTTCAAGAGCGCCCGGCACGAAATCGACAATATTTATGATGCCCAGCTGATCAACGAGGCCAATGTCCTGTGGGGATTGCTGCAACGGCCGCTGTTGCGCCAGACGGACGATCCGCCCCGCAGGATCGACGATATCGACTTCAAGATGGACAACCAGCTGTCCTTCAATCAGGACGCCGACGACTACGCCGACGCGCATATGGTTCGCGCCTGGAAAGACGGGAAAATCCAGGTTTTCAGCAGCACCGCCTTCCAGGCCGACATGCCCGAGCAGAAGGCCGGATTTCATACGATAAATTACAAGGGCGAGCGCTGGCGGGTGTATGCCTTGCCCATTCCCAATACGACGATTGCCATGGAGGTCGGCGAGAAGATCGCGCTGCGCGACAGGCTGATATCGAATATCCTGCGCAACCTGGTGTTTCCGCTCTTTGTTCTGCTGCCGATCATCGCCTTCCTGATCTGGCTCGGCATCAACCGGGGGCTTGCCCCGATGAGCGACTTCGTTCGGCAGATCCGCCTGCGCTCGCCCGACGACCTCTCGGCCATCCCCGTCGAGGGCTTGCCGCTGGACCTGATGCCGCTCGGCACCTCGATCAATCAACTACTCGACAAGCTAGGCCACTCGCTCACCCTGGAGCGGCGGTTTTCGGATCTCGTGGCGCATGAGTTGCGCACACCGCAGGCAGGCGTCAAGCTGCTGCTGCAGATGCTGCGTGACACGGAGGCGGGTCGTGAGAGGGATGCGATCGTCGCGGATCTGGTCGAAAGCAACAATCGGGCGATGCACCTGATCGAACAGCTTCTGCGACTGGCGCGGGTCAGCCATCACCCGCTCAAGCTCGATGCGGTTCCGCTCTACCACCTTGTGGCGTCCATCGCGGCCGGTTTCGGCAGCCGCATCACCGCCAAGCGGCTCGACCTTTCCCTGCAGGGCAGCGAAGACGCCGAGGTGCTGACGGACGAATCCCTGCTGCAGCTGATGATCAGCAACCTGCTCGACAATGCGCTGAAATATACGCCGGAGGATGGTAAGGTCGAGGTGACGATCATGCCGGATGGCGAGGCATGGCTGCTGTCCATCGACGACACCGGTCCAGGCATCCCGGCAGACCAGAGGTCGGCGGTTTTCCAGCGGTTTTACAGGGTGGACTCACCGCAGGAGCAGGGATCGGGACTGGGTCTGGCGATCGTGGCAGACGTGGCGACCCGCCTGGCTGTCACCATCGATCTGTCGACGCCCAGCTGGGGATACGGCCTCAGCGTCCGTGTCCGCCTGCCCGCACCTGCGTGAACAGCCTCCGAGCAGCTGCAGCCATCAGTTTCATATCATCGACGCTTGCTAGTCACGCGCGCTCTTGCAAACTGGAAACCAGACGTTGTCGCGCAAAACGGCCATCATCGTCGGCAACGGAGAATTGCCGGCCGACCTCTCGCCTGTCGTCGATGCGGCCGATTTCGTCTTGCGCTTCAACGAGCCGAAACTCTCCATCGGCATGAGCGGAACGAGGACCGACCTCTTGATGCTGGCGACGTCCAGCAAGCCGATGCAGCGGCGCCTCCGCGATTCGGCCTTCTATACCAGTCCGACATTCCAGGCGGCTAAGACCGTCCTGCTGGTCTATCATCCTGCGATCCTGCGCACCTATCATCCGAAGCCAAATATATTGTCGTGGCTGAAGGGCCGCAGGTCTGACTGGACGCAGCAGACGATCGAGCGCGTCGGGTCGGCTGGAAAAGAGATCCGCATCATGCCGCCGCAGTTCTACAAGGCCGGGTGCACAGAGCTTGGCCTGTCCGAGGCCGACATGCATCGGATATTCCCGAGCACCGGCTTTTTCGGACTTTACCATTGTCTGCAGCAGTTTCCCGCCGACCGGTGGGACATAAAGCTCTGCGGTTTCAGCTGGGAGGGATGGAAGCGCCACAGCTGGGACGGCGAGCGGAGTTGGGTGGCAAACCACGTTGCCGAAGGCCGGCTCACGCTGATCGGCCCTTGATCGCCGACGAGGTTGCCGCCGCTCTTCAGTTTGGCTTCACTTTCACCTAAGGCATCGATCAGATCCGTCTTCTAGACCGTCCATGGCCACGAAACCGAGGACGTATCGATGCACAACGCCTATCATCTGGAGCGGCCGCAGACCCTGGGCCTGCAGAAGCGTGCGACGAGCGTCGAAACCAGCCTGTCCTTGAAGGTGGAGCCATCCGCAAGGCCGCAGACGATCAAGGCATTCATCGTCCACCTTGGCCGCGCAAAGCAGCGTGCGGGCCAGGTCGAGCGGCTTGTGGAAACCTTGCCGGTGCCGGCCGAAGTCATCGAGGCCGTCGATGGCCTCGCTCTCAGCCAGGCCGACAGGGAGCGCGTCTACCACCGCAATCTGCATAAGCCGGCCTATCCCTTCCAGTTGAGCAACTCCGAGATCGCCTGCTTCCTGTCCCATCGGAAAGCCTGGGCGGCCATCGTCGAGCAGGGGCTGGATGCGGGCTTTGTCATCGAGGACGATGTCGAGCTGACTGCAGATTTCCCGGCAGCTTTTGCGGCTGCCAGCGCCTGCCTGACGCCGGGCGCATTCGTGCGCTTTCCGTTCCGGGACAACCGCGAGAGCGGCGAGGAAGTGTTTGCGCAGGATGCCGCCCGCGTCATCCGCCCGCAGGTCATCGGCCTCGGCATGGTTGCCCAGCTGGTCAGCCGTGGCGCCGCGATCCGCCTTCTGCAGGCCACCGAGATATTCGATCGGCCTGTCGACACGATGGTTCAGATGGAGTGGCTTTTGCATCTGTCACCGCTTACGGTGCTGCCGGGTGGCGTTCGCGAGATATCGTCGACCCTCGGAGGCACAAGCATGAAGCGCCACAGCACCTTCGCCGATAAACTGACCCGCGAGGTCATGCGTCCGCTGTACCGGGCCAAGGTGGCATTTCGTTCGCGATACTTCGTCTGAGGATCAGGATTGTCCGTTCCCATCCTCACCTACCACCAGATCGCCGTTCCCCCGTCGCGTCGGATACCGTTTCGGAGCATGGCCGTGCATCCGGATGATTTCCGGCGGCAGATGCATTTGCTGAAACGGTTTGGTTTCCAGGGCCTGTCGCTGCGCGAGGCGCTTCCCTACGTCAACGGCAAGAAGAAGGGCAAGGTCGTCGCCATCACCTTCGACGACAGCTATGCCAACGTTCATGAAAATGCCTTGCCGGTGCTGCGCGACTGCGGATTTACAGCGACGAATTTCGTCGTCGCCAATCAGATCGGTGGCCGCAACGAATGGGATATTCCGCTGGGCGTCCCGCCGTCGGCCTGCATGAACCTCGCACAATTGCGCGAATGGACGGCCCTCGGCAACGAGATCGGCTCCCACACGATGGATCACGCCCGCCTGCCGGACCTGTCGGCCGAGGATGCATGGAACCAGATTTTCCTGTCGCGGGTTG carries:
- a CDS encoding polysaccharide deacetylase family protein; protein product: MSVPILTYHQIAVPPSRRIPFRSMAVHPDDFRRQMHLLKRFGFQGLSLREALPYVNGKKKGKVVAITFDDSYANVHENALPVLRDCGFTATNFVVANQIGGRNEWDIPLGVPPSACMNLAQLREWTALGNEIGSHTMDHARLPDLSAEDAWNQIFLSRVALEDTIDDEVSSFCFPYGDERSLHRQLAIEAGYSVATTTWRRRARKCDDPFGLPRLTIRRNDSWLHFLKKCLVG
- a CDS encoding glycosyltransferase family 25 protein, which translates into the protein MHNAYHLERPQTLGLQKRATSVETSLSLKVEPSARPQTIKAFIVHLGRAKQRAGQVERLVETLPVPAEVIEAVDGLALSQADRERVYHRNLHKPAYPFQLSNSEIACFLSHRKAWAAIVEQGLDAGFVIEDDVELTADFPAAFAAASACLTPGAFVRFPFRDNRESGEEVFAQDAARVIRPQVIGLGMVAQLVSRGAAIRLLQATEIFDRPVDTMVQMEWLLHLSPLTVLPGGVREISSTLGGTSMKRHSTFADKLTREVMRPLYRAKVAFRSRYFV
- a CDS encoding response regulator, whose amino-acid sequence is MRILLIEDDHILGSSLKKAMEKHAYGIDWLRDGEAGLAAAESSEFAAIVLDLNLPKLNGIGVLKALRKQGNDVPVLLLTALDSVLQKVDGLDQGADDYMVKPFDLDELLARLRALIRRREGRVETTIRCGEVEVDPAAMVARRNGQSVPLTAKEFHLLKLLMERSGRYVTKNDIEYALYDAQNAVESNTTEVTIYNLRKKLGSEFIKSIRGVGYMIER
- a CDS encoding sensor histidine kinase; its protein translation is MTRATLTSKLYLRIIPVIVIAISVIGLLAFKSARHEIDNIYDAQLINEANVLWGLLQRPLLRQTDDPPRRIDDIDFKMDNQLSFNQDADDYADAHMVRAWKDGKIQVFSSTAFQADMPEQKAGFHTINYKGERWRVYALPIPNTTIAMEVGEKIALRDRLISNILRNLVFPLFVLLPIIAFLIWLGINRGLAPMSDFVRQIRLRSPDDLSAIPVEGLPLDLMPLGTSINQLLDKLGHSLTLERRFSDLVAHELRTPQAGVKLLLQMLRDTEAGRERDAIVADLVESNNRAMHLIEQLLRLARVSHHPLKLDAVPLYHLVASIAAGFGSRITAKRLDLSLQGSEDAEVLTDESLLQLMISNLLDNALKYTPEDGKVEVTIMPDGEAWLLSIDDTGPGIPADQRSAVFQRFYRVDSPQEQGSGLGLAIVADVATRLAVTIDLSTPSWGYGLSVRVRLPAPA
- a CDS encoding glycosyltransferase family 29 protein; the protein is MSRKTAIIVGNGELPADLSPVVDAADFVLRFNEPKLSIGMSGTRTDLLMLATSSKPMQRRLRDSAFYTSPTFQAAKTVLLVYHPAILRTYHPKPNILSWLKGRRSDWTQQTIERVGSAGKEIRIMPPQFYKAGCTELGLSEADMHRIFPSTGFFGLYHCLQQFPADRWDIKLCGFSWEGWKRHSWDGERSWVANHVAEGRLTLIGP